The proteins below come from a single Zea mays cultivar B73 chromosome 8, Zm-B73-REFERENCE-NAM-5.0, whole genome shotgun sequence genomic window:
- the LOC100279381 gene encoding Beta-1,2-xylosyltransferase XYXT1, protein MIHHHRASLLVHQHRKGEAAAEDALPAEESGGGRMKELRGRLADYACQHRKHGHDALLRMLAGFALVSCLLLLLPGSPVSATMDELLQLGRRARHDDGAPAPPCADVANDTVCCDRTALRTDVCVMRGHVRTQAASNSLFLLLPPNSSRPATDEHIRPYTRKWESSIMSTIDELRLRSAPEGAPSRCDVRHDVPAVVFSTGGYTGNVYHEFNDGIIPLYITARHYNKKVVFVMLEYHDWWMTKYGHIVEQLSDYPPIDFTNDRRTHCFPEAVVGLRIHDELAIDAARMPANQTIQDFRLMLDDAHRGRIQTIIEEKKEAAAARRQEHRGSKRSRQRSKTALAEKPRLTIISRNGSRAIENEAELVRAAAGAGFRVAVLQPRQDTELARMYRALNASDVMVGVHGAAMTHFLFMRPGSVFIQVVPLGTDWAAETYYGEPARRLGLRYLPYKILPSESSIYRKYANDDPVLTDPDTVNAKGWQVTKQVYLDGQNVRLDMARFRRRLRQAYDHWAQRHRAGLGVEQRIYH, encoded by the coding sequence ATGATCCACCACCACCGGGCGAGCTTGCTGGTGCACCAGCACAGAAAGGGCGAGGCGGCGGCAGAGGATGCGCTGCCGGCTGAAGAGTCAGGCGGCGGCAGGATGAAGGAGCTCCGGGGCCGCTTGGCAGACTACGCCTGTCAACACCGAAAGCACGGGCACGATGCGCTGCTCCGTATGCTTGCCGGCTTCGCGCTCGTATCCTGCCTCCTGCTGCTGCTTCCTGGCAGCCCCGTCTCCGCCACCATGGACGAGCTGCTGCAGCTAGGGAGGAGGGCGCGGCACGACGACGGCGCACCGGCACCGCCGTGCGCCGACGTGGCCAACGACACCGTCTGCTGCGACCGCACCGCGCTCCGCACCGACGTCTGCGTCATGCGCGGGCACGTCCGCACCCAGGCCGCCTCCAACTCGCTCTTCCTGCTCCTGCCTCCCAACTCGTCTCGACCGGCCACCGACGAGCACATCCGCCCATACACGCGCAAGTGGGAGTCCAGCATCATGAGCACCATCGACGAGCTCCGCCTCCGCTCCGCGCCAGAGGGAGCGCCCAGCCGCTGCGACGTCCGCCACGACGTCCCCGCCGTCGTCTTCTCCACCGGCGGCTACACGGGCAACGTGTACCACGAGTTCAACGACGGCATCATCCCGCTCTACATCACCGCGCGCCACTATAACAAGAAGGTGGTCTTCGTCATGCTCGAGTACCACGACTGGTGGATGACCAAGTACGGCCACATCGTTGAGCAGCTCTCCGACTACCCGCCCATCGATTTCACCAACGACCGCCGCACGCACTGCTTCCCCGAGGCCGTGGTTGGGCTTCGCATCCACGACGAGCTTGCTATCGACGCCGCGCGGATGCCAGCCAACCAGACGATCCAGGATTTCCGTCTGATGCTCGATGACGCTCACCGTGGTCGCATCCAGACGATCatcgaggagaagaaggaagctgCTGCTGCGAGGAGACAGGAACATCGCGGAAGCAAGAGGAGCCGGCAGCGCAGCAAGACAGCCTTGGCTGAGAAGCCACGGCTCACGATCATCTCTCGGAACGGGTCGCGCGCGATCGAGAACGAAGCCGAGCTGGTGCGCGCCGCTGCGGGCGCCGGGTTCCGCGTCGCCGTGCTCCAGCCACGCCAGGACACGGAGCTCGCCAGGATGTACCGCGCCCTAAACGCCTCTGACGTCATGGTGGGCGTGCACGGCGCGGCCATGACGCACTTCCTGTTCATGCGCCCGGGCTCGGTGTTCATTCAGGTGGTGCCGCTTGGCACCGACTGGGCCGCCGAGACGTACTACGGCGAGCCCGCGCGGCGGCTGGGCCTACGCTACTTGCCGTACAAAATCCTGCCGTCCGAGAGCTCGATTTACAGGAAGTACGCCAACGACGACCCGGTGCTGACTGACCCGGATACCGTGAACGCTAAGGGATGGCAGGTAACCAAGCAGGTTTATCTGGACGGCCAGAACGTGCGCCTGGACATGGCACGGTTCCGCCGCCGGTTGCGCCAGGCGTATGACCACTGGGCGCAGCGCCACCGTGCGGGATTGGGCGTGGAACAGAGGATATACCACTGA